The Roseomonas marmotae genome contains a region encoding:
- a CDS encoding 2-methylaconitate cis-trans isomerase PrpF family protein, translating to MPPTRLPPAWADAPLPWPGARRRGDQVGIRCVFMRAGTSRGAFLRAEDLPTDPSLREKVILGIYGSPDLRQIDGLGGATSLTSKVAIIARPTRPDADVDYTFGQVLIDEARVDFRGNCGNMSSGIAPFAIDEGLVSATGPSTIVRVHMTNTGTLLVAEVRVRDGLSLVAGEAEIAGVPGNGAPILLDWGAVGGTLGKGLLPTGQVREVLDTAIGPVSASIVDAGNVACFIEPTAVGLTGQELPGVVMDRALLDRIEAVRGAAAQRLGFVGDQRAAATQSPNLPKLYMVAPPQDYQDASGRQVRGEAIDMIGRGMSIGYPHQAYAATISVCTVTAALIPGTIVHAVVRPAVGSERPLCIGHPAGVMVVQGRVGLRDGQPVLERAAVIRTARRIMEGTAYVALSRFA from the coding sequence ATGCCCCCTACGCGCCTTCCGCCGGCTTGGGCTGACGCCCCGCTACCCTGGCCAGGCGCCAGGCGGCGCGGCGACCAGGTTGGCATCCGGTGCGTCTTCATGCGCGCCGGCACCAGCCGCGGCGCCTTCCTGCGGGCCGAGGATCTGCCGACGGATCCTTCGCTGCGGGAAAAGGTGATTCTCGGCATCTATGGCAGTCCGGACCTCCGCCAGATCGACGGGCTCGGGGGCGCCACCTCGCTGACCAGTAAGGTCGCAATCATCGCCCGCCCAACACGCCCCGATGCCGATGTCGACTATACCTTCGGGCAGGTGCTGATCGACGAGGCGCGTGTCGATTTCCGCGGCAATTGCGGCAACATGTCGTCCGGCATCGCACCCTTCGCGATCGACGAGGGGCTGGTCTCGGCCACCGGGCCCTCCACCATCGTGCGCGTGCACATGACCAACACCGGCACGCTGCTGGTTGCCGAAGTGAGGGTTCGCGATGGCCTCAGCCTCGTCGCGGGCGAGGCGGAGATCGCAGGCGTGCCCGGCAACGGCGCGCCGATCCTGCTCGATTGGGGCGCAGTCGGCGGCACGCTCGGCAAGGGGCTGCTTCCCACGGGCCAGGTGCGTGAGGTGCTGGATACGGCGATCGGGCCGGTCTCCGCCTCGATCGTGGATGCGGGCAACGTCGCCTGCTTCATCGAACCCACCGCGGTCGGGCTGACGGGCCAGGAACTGCCGGGCGTCGTCATGGACCGCGCGCTGCTGGACCGGATCGAGGCGGTCCGCGGCGCTGCGGCGCAACGCCTCGGCTTTGTCGGGGACCAGCGGGCGGCCGCCACCCAGTCGCCGAACCTGCCGAAGCTCTACATGGTGGCGCCGCCACAGGACTACCAGGATGCCAGCGGCCGCCAGGTACGCGGCGAGGCCATCGACATGATCGGGCGCGGCATGAGCATCGGCTATCCACACCAGGCCTATGCTGCGACCATTTCCGTCTGCACCGTCACCGCGGCGCTGATCCCCGGCACCATCGTGCATGCGGTGGTGCGGCCAGCGGTGGGATCGGAGCGCCCGCTGTGCATTGGCCATCCGGCAGGTGTCATGGTGGTGCAGGGTCGCGTCGGCCTGCGCGATGGGCAGCCGGTGTTGGAACGCGCAGCAGTGATCCGCACTGCGCGTCGGATCATGGAGGGAACCGCCTATGTGGCACTGTCCCGCTTCGCCTGA
- a CDS encoding Bug family tripartite tricarboxylate transporter substrate binding protein — MISRRSLLGCAAAFASPGSVALAQAIEAAEAFPSRPLRLVIPLPPGGGADLLGRLMANSLGKVLGQAVVVDNRAGAGGTIGSRYVAQTRADGYTLLLGYTSSHGINPALLNVPYDAVADFTPVSLLATAPNVLVCNPQFSPNSVAEVVEQARKQPEGVRYASAGIGSSPHLSGVMFDQKAGTRMLHVPYRGNGPALLAVTSGEVELTFASLPSALSLRQNGEVKVLGVTSPERHALMADVPPVADTLPGFDTGQWYAIYAPPNLPQPLLGRLNRATNEALGDPAIAAQIQGEGFEVLGSTPEELRRYTQNEITKWRQLAAETGLRLD, encoded by the coding sequence ATGATCTCGAGAAGGAGCTTGCTGGGCTGCGCGGCGGCGTTCGCCTCACCCGGCAGCGTCGCGCTGGCCCAGGCCATCGAGGCGGCTGAGGCGTTTCCCAGCCGTCCATTACGCCTGGTGATCCCGCTGCCGCCGGGCGGTGGCGCAGACCTGCTCGGCCGGCTAATGGCGAACAGCCTTGGCAAGGTGCTCGGCCAGGCGGTGGTCGTCGATAACCGGGCAGGCGCCGGCGGTACCATCGGCTCCCGCTACGTCGCACAAACACGCGCCGATGGCTATACGCTGCTGCTGGGCTACACCAGTTCGCACGGCATAAACCCGGCGCTGCTCAACGTGCCCTATGATGCGGTTGCCGACTTCACGCCGGTCTCCCTGCTGGCCACGGCGCCCAACGTCCTGGTCTGCAATCCGCAGTTCAGCCCGAACTCGGTCGCGGAGGTGGTGGAGCAGGCGAGGAAGCAGCCTGAAGGCGTGCGATATGCCTCGGCCGGCATCGGCAGTTCTCCGCACCTGTCAGGCGTGATGTTCGACCAGAAAGCCGGCACTCGCATGCTGCACGTGCCCTATCGCGGTAATGGGCCGGCCTTGCTGGCGGTGACGTCGGGTGAGGTAGAACTGACCTTCGCCAGCCTACCCTCGGCGCTATCGCTGCGGCAAAACGGCGAGGTGAAGGTGCTGGGTGTCACCAGCCCGGAACGCCACGCGCTTATGGCCGATGTACCACCTGTCGCCGACACGCTACCCGGCTTTGATACAGGACAGTGGTACGCCATCTACGCGCCGCCGAACCTGCCCCAGCCGCTACTAGGACGACTGAACCGCGCGACCAACGAGGCGCTAGGTGACCCTGCGATCGCCGCGCAGATCCAGGGCGAGGGTTTTGAAGTGCTAGGCAGCACGCCGGAGGAACTGCGACGCTACACGCAGAATGAGATCACCAAGTGGCGCCAGCTAGCGGCGGAAACCGGGCTGCGGCTTGACTAG
- a CDS encoding SDR family oxidoreductase — MELGLKGRRAVVTGASQGIGRAVARALALEGAQVAGVARRVEAVAALAQKVRAEGGSAIIPIAADLMTPGAALEIAAAAEKALGGVDILINAAGGSRPLTFDAPREAWDEGMELNFHRLRELTHALVPGMRARGWGRIVNFTGTSEPKIINAAFAAKAAVHVWSKGLSRDIAADGVTINCLQPGRIRSEQMAKRYPTQEAEQAFADEEIPARRFGEAEEIADLAVFLASARAAYVTGTVIPVDGGMSRFAF, encoded by the coding sequence ATGGAACTGGGACTGAAGGGCCGCCGCGCGGTTGTGACTGGCGCTAGCCAGGGCATCGGCCGCGCGGTGGCGCGTGCCCTGGCACTGGAAGGCGCGCAGGTCGCTGGCGTCGCACGCCGGGTGGAGGCCGTCGCCGCGCTGGCACAGAAGGTGCGCGCGGAGGGTGGCAGCGCCATCATCCCGATTGCCGCCGACCTGATGACACCGGGCGCGGCACTGGAGATCGCCGCTGCAGCGGAGAAGGCGCTGGGCGGCGTCGACATCCTGATCAACGCGGCCGGCGGCAGCCGCCCTCTAACCTTCGACGCGCCGCGCGAGGCCTGGGACGAGGGAATGGAGCTGAACTTCCACCGGCTGCGCGAGCTGACACATGCGCTGGTGCCCGGCATGCGCGCGCGTGGCTGGGGCCGCATCGTGAACTTCACCGGCACCTCTGAGCCGAAAATCATCAACGCGGCCTTCGCCGCCAAGGCAGCGGTGCATGTCTGGTCGAAGGGATTGTCACGCGACATCGCCGCCGATGGCGTGACCATCAACTGCCTACAGCCTGGCCGCATTCGAAGTGAGCAGATGGCGAAGCGCTATCCGACGCAGGAGGCGGAGCAGGCCTTCGCTGATGAGGAGATTCCGGCACGGCGCTTCGGAGAAGCGGAGGAGATCGCCGATCTAGCCGTGTTCTTGGCCTCGGCACGCGCTGCCTATGTCACAGGAACCGTCATCCCAGTGGACGGTGGCATGAGCCGCTTCGCCTTCTGA
- a CDS encoding enoyl-CoA hydratase/isomerase family protein, with translation MLENHVAVITINRPDRMNAMDTEHYKALSAAWIRVRDDRDIRAAVITGAGEKSFSAGADLKSHVQREIPASETWLTQKDQLLNRGLEVWKPVIAAVNGYCLGGGMTLLLGTDIRVCVPHATFSLAEVKRGLIPANGGTQRVAAQLPHAIAMELLLTGERIDAETALRWGLVNRIVEREDLMDTALGYARRIAANAPLAVQASKELAIRSRDVDINTGLRMEVMTTRLLRETQDAREGARAFAEKREPAFRGE, from the coding sequence GTGCTGGAGAACCATGTCGCCGTCATCACGATCAACCGGCCTGACCGGATGAACGCGATGGATACGGAGCACTATAAGGCACTCTCCGCCGCCTGGATCCGCGTCCGGGATGACCGGGATATCCGCGCCGCCGTCATCACAGGCGCCGGCGAGAAGTCCTTCTCCGCAGGCGCTGACCTGAAATCCCATGTGCAGCGCGAGATACCGGCCAGCGAGACATGGCTGACTCAGAAGGACCAGTTGCTCAATCGCGGTCTAGAAGTCTGGAAACCGGTCATCGCCGCAGTCAACGGCTACTGCCTGGGTGGCGGCATGACCCTACTCCTCGGCACCGATATCCGCGTCTGCGTGCCGCATGCGACCTTCTCCCTGGCGGAGGTGAAGCGCGGCCTGATTCCAGCGAATGGCGGTACCCAGCGCGTCGCCGCGCAATTGCCGCATGCCATCGCCATGGAACTGCTGCTGACCGGCGAGCGGATCGACGCGGAAACCGCCTTGCGCTGGGGCCTCGTCAACCGCATCGTCGAGCGTGAGGACTTGATGGATACCGCGCTTGGCTATGCGCGGCGGATCGCGGCCAATGCGCCGCTGGCCGTGCAAGCCTCGAAGGAACTCGCTATCCGCTCCCGGGACGTGGACATCAACACCGGCCTACGCATGGAGGTGATGACGACCCGTCTGCTGCGTGAGACGCAGGATGCCAGGGAAGGCGCCAGGGCCTTCGCCGAGAAACGCGAACCGGCCTTTAGGGGGGAATGA
- a CDS encoding CaiB/BaiF CoA transferase family protein has product MTLQRRPLEGIVVLDLGQIYQGPYATFLMAMAGAKVIKVEPPTGEYLRARADVGGAAMPFSMLNSNKESVLVDLKVPAGRELFLEMVRRADVVVENFAPETMERLGLGWNVLHAANPRLIYAFGSGYGRSGPYASYPAMDLTIQAMAGIMSITGFPEREPVKSGPALCDFFGGIHLYAGVVTALYERATTGIGRSVDVSLQDAVYPSLASNLSLWYSSGGAAPPRTGNKHGGLAASPYNVYPTSDGNIAIICVGQRQWGWITEAMGRPDLKDDPRFHDLRARCQNMDELDAIIGEWTRGYDKETLFAHLLHHRVPAAPVRNLDEVVSDPNMHARGMLTWVDHPEYGRLVLPNSPIRYSGLEPLALRPSPRLDENGQQVLGDWLGLTEAEIAELRQQGAVGAAPTA; this is encoded by the coding sequence ATGACGCTGCAGCGCCGGCCCCTCGAGGGCATCGTGGTTCTTGATCTCGGGCAGATTTACCAGGGACCTTATGCCACTTTCCTGATGGCGATGGCGGGGGCCAAGGTCATCAAGGTAGAACCGCCGACCGGCGAGTATCTGCGCGCCCGCGCGGATGTGGGCGGTGCCGCGATGCCCTTTTCCATGCTCAATTCTAACAAGGAGAGCGTGCTCGTCGACCTGAAAGTCCCGGCCGGCCGGGAGCTTTTCCTGGAAATGGTCCGCCGCGCCGACGTGGTCGTCGAGAATTTCGCGCCGGAGACAATGGAGCGGCTCGGCCTCGGCTGGAACGTGCTACACGCGGCCAATCCGAGGCTCATCTATGCCTTTGGTTCGGGCTATGGCCGCTCAGGCCCCTATGCCTCCTACCCGGCGATGGACCTGACCATCCAGGCGATGGCTGGCATCATGAGCATTACCGGCTTCCCCGAACGCGAGCCGGTGAAGTCGGGACCAGCGCTCTGCGATTTCTTCGGCGGCATCCACCTTTATGCCGGAGTGGTCACAGCGCTCTATGAGCGCGCCACAACCGGCATCGGTCGTTCGGTCGATGTCTCGTTGCAGGATGCGGTCTATCCCTCACTAGCCTCCAATCTTTCGCTCTGGTACTCGTCGGGCGGCGCCGCCCCGCCGCGCACGGGCAACAAGCACGGTGGCTTGGCGGCATCGCCCTACAACGTCTATCCGACCTCGGATGGCAACATCGCCATTATCTGCGTGGGACAGCGGCAGTGGGGCTGGATCACCGAGGCGATGGGCCGGCCCGACCTGAAGGACGATCCCCGCTTCCACGACCTTCGAGCGCGGTGCCAGAACATGGACGAACTCGATGCGATCATCGGTGAATGGACGCGAGGCTACGACAAGGAAACGCTCTTCGCGCACCTGCTGCATCACCGCGTGCCCGCCGCCCCGGTGCGGAACCTGGACGAGGTTGTGTCCGACCCGAATATGCATGCCCGTGGCATGTTAACCTGGGTGGACCACCCCGAATATGGCCGGCTTGTGCTGCCGAACAGCCCGATCCGCTATAGCGGGCTGGAGCCGCTGGCCCTGCGCCCCAGCCCCCGTCTCGACGAGAACGGCCAGCAGGTGCTGGGCGACTGGCTGGGGCTAACGGAGGCAGAAATCGCGGAACTGCGCCAGCAGGGCGCGGTCGGCGCGGCGCCAACCGCATAG
- a CDS encoding Bug family tripartite tricarboxylate transporter substrate binding protein, giving the protein MDRRSLLAGMAAGLLSRPALAQANWPNRPVRIIVPYGPGSTPDTFMRLLQPRWQEKFGQPLVIENRAGAGGNIGAQAIATARPDGYTIGVVPVGVMTFNQFLYTSLPYNAARDLDPISVIYELPNIFVVRSDIPATTVAQFADWGKKRPQGVSCASNGPGNSSHLFCALLANRTNLRAIDVPFKGGASEALPAMLRGDVDFSIEVISSYLGAVREGQLRALAVTGAERWPTLPDVPTMAELGFAGFNPPLVWVALVAPRGTPPEVTAAIAAFQKEATADAGLQERFMLAGARIRSSTPQDLAARIQREQPGWRELIEISGAKL; this is encoded by the coding sequence ATGGATCGTCGGAGTTTGCTGGCCGGCATGGCCGCCGGCCTACTGTCCAGGCCGGCGCTGGCGCAGGCCAATTGGCCTAACCGTCCAGTCCGCATCATCGTCCCTTATGGGCCGGGGAGCACACCCGACACTTTCATGCGCCTGCTACAGCCGCGATGGCAGGAGAAGTTCGGTCAGCCTCTGGTAATCGAGAACCGGGCAGGCGCCGGTGGCAATATCGGCGCCCAGGCCATCGCGACGGCGCGACCGGACGGCTACACCATCGGTGTAGTGCCTGTCGGTGTGATGACCTTCAACCAGTTTCTTTACACCAGCCTGCCCTACAACGCGGCGAGGGACCTGGACCCGATTTCCGTCATCTACGAACTGCCGAACATTTTTGTTGTGCGGTCTGACATTCCAGCGACGACTGTCGCGCAGTTCGCCGACTGGGGGAAGAAGCGACCGCAGGGCGTCTCCTGCGCGAGCAACGGCCCGGGCAATTCGTCGCACCTGTTCTGCGCCCTGCTCGCCAACCGGACGAACCTGCGCGCCATCGATGTTCCGTTCAAGGGCGGCGCGTCCGAAGCGCTGCCAGCCATGCTCCGTGGTGACGTGGACTTCTCGATCGAGGTGATCTCTAGCTACCTTGGTGCCGTACGAGAAGGCCAACTACGTGCCCTGGCCGTGACGGGCGCGGAACGCTGGCCGACGCTGCCGGACGTGCCCACGATGGCTGAGTTAGGTTTCGCCGGCTTCAACCCGCCGCTGGTCTGGGTTGCCCTTGTCGCGCCACGGGGCACGCCGCCGGAAGTTACGGCTGCCATCGCGGCGTTCCAAAAAGAAGCCACTGCGGATGCCGGGCTGCAGGAGCGCTTTATGCTCGCCGGCGCCCGCATTCGGAGCAGCACCCCGCAGGACCTCGCTGCCCGCATTCAGCGCGAGCAGCCCGGCTGGCGGGAGTTGATCGAGATCAGCGGCGCCAAGCTCTAG
- a CDS encoding acetoacetate decarboxylase family protein → MQRYTAGDRYRMPFGFGPSPGPRQSQDGRPFDWSSSRRLVTSISFLSDAEAIQALLPLGFLVHGEPVVTVELTRLTNLAWLAGRGYSMIGVKFPAYYRGRKEEVRGPFLAVLWENLADPIITGREELGFAKLYCEIPETRTLGNEQISTAGWCGHSFIELRISGLTEAPPPPAAVETPDGTLHYKYIPATDGSGRADAAQAVISPLKPGALKTEQRWTGQGEVRFLRSTWEQLPTFFHVVNALCDLPMLGARGASLTSASGGTDLSEQRPII, encoded by the coding sequence ATGCAGCGCTACACGGCGGGTGACCGCTACCGGATGCCCTTCGGATTCGGCCCCAGCCCGGGGCCGCGGCAATCCCAGGACGGCCGGCCGTTTGACTGGTCATCGTCACGGCGCCTCGTCACGAGTATCTCGTTCCTGTCTGATGCCGAGGCGATCCAGGCGCTGCTGCCGCTGGGCTTCCTGGTGCACGGCGAGCCAGTCGTCACGGTGGAACTCACCCGGCTAACCAACCTCGCCTGGTTGGCGGGGCGTGGTTACAGCATGATCGGCGTGAAATTCCCGGCGTACTACCGGGGCCGGAAGGAGGAAGTCAGAGGGCCCTTTCTTGCCGTTCTCTGGGAAAACCTGGCCGATCCCATCATCACGGGCCGCGAAGAACTCGGCTTCGCGAAGCTCTATTGCGAAATCCCGGAGACCCGCACGCTCGGCAATGAGCAGATCTCGACTGCAGGCTGGTGCGGGCACAGCTTCATAGAACTCCGCATCTCCGGCCTCACCGAGGCACCGCCCCCGCCCGCCGCGGTCGAGACCCCGGACGGCACGCTGCACTACAAGTACATTCCTGCGACGGATGGCAGCGGCCGCGCCGATGCCGCACAGGCGGTCATTAGCCCGCTCAAGCCCGGCGCGCTGAAGACCGAGCAACGTTGGACCGGGCAAGGCGAGGTGCGCTTCCTGCGATCAACTTGGGAACAGTTGCCGACCTTTTTCCACGTGGTGAACGCGTTATGCGACCTGCCGATGCTGGGTGCCCGCGGCGCCTCGCTCACCAGTGCTTCCGGCGGCACGGATCTAAGCGAACAACGGCCAATCATCTGA
- a CDS encoding phosphotriesterase family protein: MPYVETIHGRVDSNDLGLTLMHEHIFTQNKEMQENYPNPEWDEAQLIAVARDGLRRLRTLGIGTLVDLTCFGLGRDVPLLQRVCEGIDIHVVVATGFYFFNELPKYFHLHGPGMRVDIPDPIPAMMIRDIQNGIAETGVRAGIIKIGSDSPGMTPDVQRIFKAAVRAQQETGVTISTHSNAKMKGGLDQVALLKDSGADLSRVIIGHCGDTTDLDYLKALLDSGVQIGMDRFGLNSFLSTELRIDTIVKLCGLGYAGQMTLSQDAGFWSCTTEPSVRARVNPEWTHFLICEFVLPELSRRGVPQEHIDTMMLHNPSRLLGRS, encoded by the coding sequence ATGCCCTATGTCGAAACCATCCACGGGAGGGTCGATTCGAATGATCTTGGCCTAACCCTGATGCACGAGCATATCTTCACCCAGAACAAGGAGATGCAGGAGAACTATCCGAATCCAGAATGGGATGAGGCGCAACTCATCGCGGTTGCCCGGGACGGGCTGCGGCGGCTGCGCACGCTTGGGATCGGCACGCTTGTCGACCTCACCTGCTTCGGGCTAGGCCGGGACGTGCCACTTCTGCAGCGGGTGTGCGAGGGTATCGACATCCATGTCGTTGTGGCAACAGGGTTCTACTTCTTTAATGAGCTTCCTAAGTATTTCCACCTGCATGGCCCGGGTATGCGCGTGGACATACCGGACCCCATTCCTGCCATGATGATCCGCGACATCCAGAACGGCATCGCCGAAACCGGTGTTAGGGCTGGCATCATCAAGATCGGCTCGGATTCGCCGGGCATGACGCCAGATGTGCAGCGTATCTTCAAGGCGGCGGTCCGCGCGCAACAGGAGACCGGCGTCACCATCTCGACCCATTCGAACGCGAAGATGAAAGGTGGTCTCGACCAGGTCGCTCTCCTCAAGGATTCGGGCGCCGATCTCAGCCGGGTCATCATCGGCCATTGCGGTGACACGACCGATCTCGACTACCTCAAAGCCTTGCTGGATAGCGGTGTACAGATCGGCATGGACCGCTTCGGGTTGAACAGCTTCCTGTCCACGGAACTGCGCATCGACACCATCGTCAAGCTCTGCGGGCTCGGCTATGCCGGGCAGATGACGCTCTCGCAGGATGCCGGATTCTGGAGCTGCACGACTGAGCCGAGTGTCCGCGCCCGCGTCAACCCGGAATGGACACATTTCCTGATCTGCGAATTCGTGCTGCCAGAGCTTTCACGTCGCGGCGTGCCACAGGAGCACATCGACACGATGATGCTCCACAATCCCTCCCGCCTGCTTGGCCGGTCCTGA
- a CDS encoding thiolase family protein: protein MRGSCVIAGIGATAFGKLPGRSTLSLNVEACRRALEDARVPKDAVDAVFVKTPTSTRELLYGQKLAEALGLQPRMGFALDQGGAANLSLIAIATMAIEAGQCEVVLVCYADNPRSGSRAVYARPRGDDAVFGWFSTAAGYAMIQRRFMADHGVPEEAFGEVAVACRAHGAANPAAQLRKPLSLDEYMAAPPMIAPMRREDVCLVSDGGAAVLVMSAARARQLGVPAPVPILGFGFGQTSWEVPLRPDLSSTEAKRSAATAFAMAGITPKDVQVAQIYDCFTVTVLMTLEDYGLCEPGGSHAFVRDGRIRIGGSLPINTAGGLLSETGMPGLQLVQEAVRQVRGTAVLQVPAVRHALVTNQGGTMHSHGTLILGG, encoded by the coding sequence ATGCGCGGTTCCTGCGTCATCGCCGGTATCGGTGCCACGGCGTTCGGTAAGCTGCCCGGCCGTTCCACCCTCTCGCTCAATGTCGAGGCCTGCCGCCGCGCGCTGGAGGATGCACGCGTGCCGAAAGACGCCGTGGACGCGGTCTTCGTCAAGACGCCGACCTCCACCCGCGAACTGCTCTATGGCCAGAAGTTAGCAGAGGCGCTCGGTCTCCAGCCGCGCATGGGCTTTGCGCTCGACCAGGGAGGCGCCGCCAACCTCTCGCTGATCGCCATTGCGACTATGGCGATCGAGGCCGGCCAGTGCGAGGTCGTGCTGGTTTGCTACGCTGACAATCCGCGCAGCGGCAGCCGCGCGGTCTATGCCCGTCCGCGTGGGGACGACGCGGTGTTCGGCTGGTTCTCAACCGCCGCCGGCTACGCCATGATCCAGCGTCGCTTCATGGCCGATCACGGTGTGCCGGAGGAAGCCTTTGGCGAGGTTGCCGTGGCCTGCCGCGCACATGGCGCGGCAAACCCGGCCGCGCAACTCCGTAAGCCGCTCTCGCTCGACGAATATATGGCCGCGCCGCCGATGATCGCGCCGATGCGGCGGGAAGATGTCTGCCTTGTCTCGGATGGTGGCGCGGCAGTGCTGGTGATGTCCGCGGCGCGGGCACGACAGTTGGGCGTGCCCGCGCCTGTGCCGATCCTGGGCTTCGGCTTCGGCCAGACCAGCTGGGAGGTGCCGCTGCGGCCGGACCTGTCCTCTACGGAGGCTAAGCGCTCGGCGGCCACCGCCTTCGCAATGGCCGGTATCACTCCGAAGGATGTGCAGGTAGCGCAGATCTATGACTGCTTCACCGTCACTGTGCTGATGACACTGGAGGATTATGGATTGTGCGAGCCGGGCGGCAGCCATGCCTTCGTGCGTGACGGGCGCATCCGCATCGGCGGCAGCCTGCCCATCAACACTGCCGGGGGCCTGCTGTCCGAAACCGGCATGCCCGGCCTGCAACTGGTGCAGGAGGCAGTGCGGCAGGTGCGCGGTACGGCAGTGCTGCAGGTGCCCGCCGTCCGCCATGCCCTGGTAACCAACCAGGGCGGCACCATGCACAGCCATGGCACCTTGATTCTGGGAGGCTAA
- a CDS encoding Zn-ribbon domain-containing OB-fold protein, translated as MDLPLPEVTELNRPYWDGLTRGVLHAQRCNSCGNAWLPARHECPRCLSADAVWEAVDGGGHVVSWVVYHVAYHDAFRDRLPYNVAVVELDEGVRLITNIVAPEAALSIGLRVHLRLEEDFGLCLPRFVPA; from the coding sequence ATGGATCTGCCCCTACCTGAAGTCACCGAGCTGAATCGTCCCTATTGGGATGGCCTCACGCGCGGCGTGCTACATGCGCAGCGCTGCAATTCCTGCGGCAACGCCTGGCTGCCGGCCCGGCATGAGTGCCCGCGCTGCCTCAGCGCCGATGCGGTCTGGGAGGCGGTGGACGGCGGCGGCCATGTCGTGAGTTGGGTGGTCTATCACGTCGCTTACCATGACGCGTTCCGCGACCGCCTACCCTACAACGTCGCAGTCGTGGAGCTCGACGAGGGGGTGCGGCTTATCACCAATATCGTAGCACCAGAGGCAGCACTCTCCATCGGCCTGCGCGTCCATCTGCGGTTGGAGGAAGATTTCGGGCTTTGTCTGCCACGCTTCGTACCGGCGTGA
- a CDS encoding GntR family transcriptional regulator — protein sequence MNTEQTPGITLYTRVASLLRSRILSGEWAVGSILPPIPKLCELYGVGTITIRQALRILAAEGLIESKRGRGTTVTKGIVPVQHNRPLRQAINDPLELGPDQTIRILQVEQPVSLPQELMRPGLPQAEYVRVKKIHFYKKTPFALIDIYVIKEAFDRFPKGAEASSKIGLLLRNDGSINLVNVEQEVTIVPRMGELDQYLSANSSDFAVSNVVVKILKWWKDSTGQIAFAGIHHYRADMFVLEIKRDVQDFYVTTEPGLIPTPSQKPAKKASS from the coding sequence ATGAATACTGAGCAGACACCGGGGATTACCCTGTATACGCGCGTCGCGAGCCTGCTGCGCTCCCGCATCCTCAGTGGTGAATGGGCGGTGGGCAGCATTCTGCCGCCGATCCCGAAGCTCTGCGAACTCTATGGCGTTGGCACGATCACTATCCGGCAGGCACTCCGCATCCTAGCGGCTGAGGGCCTAATCGAAAGCAAGCGCGGGAGAGGCACGACCGTCACGAAAGGCATTGTGCCAGTCCAGCACAATAGGCCGCTGCGGCAGGCCATCAACGATCCACTCGAACTCGGCCCCGACCAGACAATCCGGATCCTGCAGGTCGAGCAGCCCGTCTCGCTTCCCCAGGAATTAATGCGTCCTGGTTTGCCGCAGGCGGAGTATGTGCGGGTCAAGAAGATCCACTTCTACAAGAAGACGCCATTTGCCCTGATCGACATCTACGTGATCAAGGAAGCCTTTGACCGTTTTCCCAAGGGAGCGGAGGCCAGTTCGAAGATCGGCCTCCTGCTCCGCAACGACGGAAGCATCAATCTGGTGAACGTCGAGCAGGAAGTGACTATCGTCCCGCGCATGGGCGAGTTGGACCAGTACCTGAGCGCCAATTCATCCGACTTTGCGGTGTCGAACGTGGTGGTAAAGATTTTGAAGTGGTGGAAGGATAGCACCGGGCAGATCGCGTTCGCCGGGATTCACCACTATCGTGCTGATATGTTTGTGCTCGAGATTAAACGCGACGTACAGGACTTCTATGTGACGACCGAACCTGGTCTGATTCCAACCCCAAGCCAGAAGCCTGCCAAAAAGGCATCCTCCTGA
- a CDS encoding transposase, which translates to MPIFGYKSHIGIDRRHGLIRRWAVTDAAQHDSRSFAGLLDPGNTASRVWADTAYRTKRNLEVLERRGLAERIQFRRPPRRQLSEQQAKANATRARIRSAIEHVFAA; encoded by the coding sequence GTGCCCATCTTCGGATACAAGAGCCATATCGGCATCGACCGGCGGCACGGGCTGATCCGCCGCTGGGCGGTCACCGATGCCGCTCAGCATGACAGCCGCAGCTTTGCTGGCCTGCTCGACCCAGGGAACACCGCCAGCCGCGTCTGGGCCGACACCGCCTACCGCACCAAGCGCAATCTGGAAGTGCTGGAGCGGCGTGGCTTGGCCGAGCGCATTCAGTTCCGCAGGCCACCGCGACGCCAGCTCTCCGAGCAGCAGGCGAAAGCCAATGCCACACGTGCACGGATCCGATCAGCCATCGAGCATGTCTTCGCCGCCTAG